The sequence GTGCACAAATGCGATATCCATCCTATAAAAATATTGTAACTACAGTCAAAAATCAGCTGCTAAGCGCTATTAAAATCTTTTCGCTGCTACCGCCATGGCTGagacaaaatcattctcataaAGCTTTAAATCTCATTCTCTCTCATACCCAAACACAATACCTGTGCAgtgcagagagaagctgtgccTCATTTTTATTCTCGGTTTAAGCTGATGTGTGATCCCGATATTTACCCCGGTTGATTGCTTTATCCTCAAGAAATAGCCAAGACAATCTTACATATACAATCATAccataatttgtattttttgttttatttaaaccgttttttttttctgttttaccgCCACCCCCAGGAGACGTTTCCATCTTCCAGGCCTTTCTAGGCCGGTCGCAACACAGACTGCGTGGAGTTAAACCGAGCAGGGCGGGCCAAATCGAGTAGGGTCGAGTAGGGTCAGAGGAATTGAGGAGTTGTTCTGTAGAGAGGTTTCCCACCTGAGacgtggatttctgcagctcctccacattTGCCACAGCTGTCATGTCTCTGAATAATCCTCCTTTGCCCGGCCTGTCGGTTTATAAACTTGGCCAGGCCTTAATAGTTTGGCAGTTGTGCcatattctttccattttcaaaagATGGATCTGAAGATTGTTCGTTAACAAACATCTGAGGAGTTCACAGGACAGCTGGATCTTacttatactgagattaaactaCAAACGGGGGCAGTCTTTTTTTAATCCGGTGTTTTAAGGCAATTGATAGCAGTATTGGAGTAAATGACGTCactcttttctgatttttattcagaataaataaaGTCTAAACTGACTTTGGTTGTGACGTGACAAAGAGTAAAGATGCTGAAGAGGAACAAATGCTTTTGTAGGTATTCATACGTTTTGGCTCTGTAGGTACTGATCTTAACAcaaaaattagaataaaaaatgCTATTCAAGAGGTAAGTTTGAGTTGGCTATATAATTAGTGAAACAAGgataaaagaagacaaaaaaaacaacaactcaggAAGAAACTGATTTGACATGTATTAGTGTATTTTCTTAcacacattttgcttttttaattgATGTATTATTCCCTCACAACTCTAATTTTGTGCGATATCGGGTATCAGTCTGTTGCATATTTTTGAGGAGTTTCAGGgggaaaattatttaaagagagaagaaaaaaatacgGCGACTCCATTTAAAAgtcacataaaaacaacatctcTTCTTTTTGATTATATTAACatcttgttgtgttttttttctccccagacTCAGTGACAGGAGGAGAATCAGTACCGCACACGTCCCGTTCACTCAGCTTactctctcctctcttcttccccccccccccccccccccccccataaaggTGGACAGGTTCCTGCACGCCATGCGTCTCCAGGACGACCAGTTAATCGACATCTCAAAACGTTTTCTGGCTGAAATGAAGAAAGGCCTCTCAGCAGAAAGCACTGCAGCGGCAGCGGTGAAAATGCTGCCGACGCATGTCCGCTCCACGCCCGATGGATCAGGTGGCACATCTTCATTTAAATATACGTGCACATACCAGTGGACAGTAGACATAAACAGCAGCATGTGATGGACCAATTCTCCGTCTCACCTTTTGTTCACGCCTGCAGAGAAGGGACAATTTCTGGCTCTGGATCTTGGAGGCTCCAAGTTTAAGGTTCTCCGAGTTAAAGTCAGAGAGGATGTGGGGATTAGGAAGGGAGGAGTGGAGATGGAGGAGAAGATTTATCCCATACCAAAGGAGCTGCATGTCGGCAGAGCTGCTGAGGTAAAAATACAGAAGTCGTGTTGGTTAGGTTGCAAACAGAAACATAAGGTGACGTCTTTTCCTCTCTCCCCACCTCGCTCTTCTTTGCCTGATTTCTCATCTGTAGTTGTTTGACCACGTCTCAGAGTCTCTGAAGGATTTCCTTCATGAGAAGAACATCGGTCTGGAGAAAAAGCATCCATTGGCCTTTACTTTCTCCTTCCCCTGTGAGCATCCTAGTTTGGATCAGGTAGGACATCCTCCATCCAAACGTCTGCTTTTAATAAACGCTTTCTGCAGTGGGATTCACTCTTTTAGCAGGCGAGGATTGGATGTGTTTCCTCTAACTTACTGATTCTACTCTGCAGGGATTGTGTTTCCTCTAACTTACTGCTTTTGCTCTGCAGGGATTATTAGTAAGCTGGTGTAAGAACTACAAGATCCGAGGCCTTCAGGGGAAGGATGTGGTCCAGGCCCTCAGACAATCCATTGGCCGAGCCGGGGTACGACGCAAGtatcctcctcctcccttttAGGCATTAATACAATTGTTCAAAAAGGCCCTCAGAGAAAGCTACTAACCATTTTAGTTTAAGCTTCTTTTGAGGGTAACTTTTGGTACATTTGTCGATTGATTAAATAACCATCTCAATAAGTCAGAATATAATCAAACtgtaaatgcatttattaaatgatttcaaaaagtgaaactaattTTAGTCATACTTATATACttcatgaatttatttattctaattttCATGATGTTGCTTAAAGCTGAAAATTCATTGAAACAGAAGAACTGTTATGCAAAAATATGacaacttttctaaaaaaaataccaacatATTTTTCTGTGAATGGTTTGAGATTGTAGCCATGTAAAAGCATCCTCCATTGTCCAGCTTGTATTTCTATGTCTTTCCTAACTTCTGCAGGATATGGACGTAGAGATCTTGGCGATGGTTGGCGACACTGTGGCGACCATGATGACCTGTGGATTTGACGACCAGTGCTGTGAAGTAGGACTCATCATCGGTAAGAACATTCACCttggtttttattcatttcaggTTGTACCTAATGTATGTTATAAAGTATTGTACCATTAATTACAATAGACATTAAAAAATGATATTGATTATTAACAATATCAAAGTTTTATCCTTAGCTCTGAaatctgaggggaaaaaatgtgaatgagTCTGTTTTTTCTCAGCTTGATTTCATCTGGTGatcttttctttacattttcccAGCTAGATCCTGAATCTCTGCTACTAATGCCTTTAAATTGCAGAGAAATGGATCTGCTCTTCTACTTCTTTGTGCTTCCCAGCAATGTAAAGAAATTATAGAGCACAACACATACTAAAAGTATattccatgttttctttatgCCATTTTTTTAGTACAAATTGgtaaagaaaatatgtttggTATAATTACGGCCGCTAGAGCACCATTAAGCTTACCATGAAGCTGGACATGACAAAGAGGAagctaaaacataaataaaaaaataaaaaaagtacagaTTATTATCCTCTCTCAAAATATTGGCCTCCCCTAAAAGACACATTTAGTTATACATCAACTCCCTCTAGTGGTTTCTCCCAATAGGAATATGTTTCTGTGTGTAGTTCAAAGACAACAGCAGGAAATTGTTTAGTCAgctgtcagtaaaaaaaatactttgcatTGTATTCTTGTAAAAGTATCGATATCCTTTACATTCACATCTGGTCCTGTTATTAACTAAAACTCCATTATTTTACAgggatttcatgtgatggaccaacacaaagatgCTCATAATTGTGGAAAAACATACTTACATGCATGCAGTATGTTTCTTATGTTGCTtacttttctttgcaaaataactcaagctCAGTCCCAGTTTATGTATATGCTGTGATCTTTCCCTTTCCCTTGTAAACGCAGCAATCCATTTAGGTTATTGTCcagctgaaaggtgaacctccacctcagtgtCTCTTGCAGGTTTTCCTTTCAGGAATAATAAtctttttagctccatccatctttccatcgaCTCTCACCAGCTTCCTCGTCCACGCCAAAGAAAAAGCATCCTCCCACCACGATGCTGCCTTAATGGAGCTGCATAAATGTTTGGCTTTGTATTAATGTGTGGTGTGCATGTTCGTGTGCCCAGGAACTGGCACCAACGCCTGCTACATGGAGGAGCTGCGTCACATCGACCTGGTGGAGGGAGACGAGGGCCGGATGTGCGTGAACACCGAGTGGGGGGCGTTCGGAGACGACGGGGCGTTGGACGATCACATCACAGAGTTTGACAGAGACGTCGACGCGGCCTCCCTCAACCCTGGGAAGCAAATGTTAGAGCAGCGGTTTTGTCTTTTCTCGTGATATGACTCGATGCTTCTCAAACCCTTTTGATCTCTAATcccaaatgctttttttctggccaTGTTTGTAGATTTGAGAAGATGATCAGTGGGATGTATCTGGGTGAGCTGGTGAGGCTGGTTGTGTTGAAGATGGCCAAACTGGGACTGCTGTTTGATGGGTGCGTGTCGGACGCTCTTAGGACCAAAGGGAAGATAACCACCGCTGACGTGGCAGCGATGGAGGAGTAAGCCGACTTCATATTTCTGCTTCACGACATCTGAAAACCGTGATGAGGcgaacagtttttttctttaggtaCAGAAACGGTCTGAACAACACCAGGAACATTCTGACTCACCTTCACTTGGATCCCTCACCGGACGACTGCATCGCCGTGCAGCACGTCAGCACCATCGTCTCCTTCAGGTCCTCCAATCTGGTGGCTGCGGGGCTGGCGGCCATCTTAACCCGGATCGGGCAGAACCGCAATGTGAGGGGATTGAGGATCACAGTAGGCGTTGATGGCACTGTGTACAAAACACACCCACAGTAAGTCTTCGTGTAGACCTCAAAAATCCCACTAAGAAGCAGATAAATTGTTTGAcagaaaatttttaaattagaCATGGAATATCAATATAAAAGCACAGAAAatagttctttttttaataaaataatgaggattttttttagatacctGATTTAACTCTGAAACAACAAGCCATTATTTATCTCACAAAGTACCCGCAGCATCGAAGCGGGTACAACCGATACAGAAAATTATTggttggttgtttttattttaatgtgtcttttgcagcaaaatgtatatatatatatatatatatatatatatatatatatatatatatatatatatatatatatatatatatatatatatatatatatatatatatatatatatatatgtattattgcctgtttttgtgcctaatttttgtatcttttttacCACTTTCTTTAAGGCTTGTGTCACaattttaattgtttctttATACAATAATGTTCAAaatcataaaatacataaatgcttttcaatcttttttctttgtactaataaataaaatttgaaaaaagtggcatgcatttgtataaAGGAGCTCTCTGAGTCAGTACTTTGCAAAAACCACCTGTTGCTGCAACTGTAGCTGCAAAAACTTTGTAGTTTGTCTGTTTGCACTTCAGTGATACTGAAATTGTTGTAAATTCATTGTAAAAACAGTTCAagttcagtcagactggatgaagaGCATCTGTAAACATCACATTgtaagtcttgccacagagcGCCAATAGGAtattggtctggactttgactaggccctttAAACACATGATTATACGTTAATCTAAACTAGTCCACCGTAGCTCTGACTGTATGCTTAGGGTCCTTGTCCTGCTAAAAGATGAACCTCTCCTCAGTCCAGAGTCTTTTGCATAATCTATCATGTTTTGTCCCcccaggattgtcctgtatttagctatGTGGCGTAGAAAAccatccccacaccatgatgctgccgtCACCATGTTTCATGAGTGGGATGGCGTGTTCAGAATGATGGCCAGCGTTATTTTTGTGCCCCACATTGGCATTCATCGATCAGCTGTATTTACACTGACAGTGAGAGATAGCTGGACTCTATTGACTAGTTTTGTGACTTTTTGAGACATTCAGCTGCACGGAATAACTGTGCCAGccacatttttagattttagagaAGCACGGTTCTTCATCCTTTTCACAATTATGCAATACTATGTGTTGTTGTAACCCCGGCCTAATGTGTCAATGTTGTTCAAGGGGTAACGATAATTTAGCAAGGCAGCGCACCTCATCAAAATCACACCTTGTTATCCTAaacattgctgtttttttttgctcacaaACCTTTTCAGGTATCCTAAACGCCTCCATAAAGTGGTGCGGCGGTTGCTTCCTGAGTGTCAGGTCAGGTTCGTCCTCTCAGAGAGCGGCAGCAGCAAAGGCGCTGCCCTGGTGGCGGCAGTCGCTCAGCGTCTGACATCGCAGAGGCGAAAGGTCAGACATCTCGATTCCATGTATTATAGGTGTCTGCACAATTTTCCTTATGGACACAAAGATAATCCTGCTTGACGCTGTTGAGGTGTGAGACGCTGTATCCCTGTGGCTGCAGGTGGATGAGGCTCTGTCTCTGTTCACGCTgaaccagcagcagctgcagctggtgAAGTCCAGGATGAGGGAAGGGTTAGAGGCAGGGTTGAAGAGTAAAGGCTGCTCAGTGAAAATGCTTCCCTCCTTCGTATACCACACACCGGATGGCACAGGTATTAAGATAAACCCGACGTTACTCTGGCATCTTTCAAGCTCTAGATGACCGTTAAACAATTTCCCAGCCACGACTCTGTCCGTCATCTTTCTCTCAGCTAAACCCTTACTCCTTTCCTAATATAAAACAGCCCAGACCGTTTTAAttagtgagaatgctatacagcattctcactgattgttttcctgtttttctttattattattattccgtcggcatctaactactcccgcaaacaattttggtatcaaaacgttcggctcgttcccggcatgcctgctatatctcatggttatgctaacttttacactttttaaaatatttcactttttgtgcaattttttagctgttcccattgaaatcaatgcaaattcttcacattcttcacattcttcaaattcttccaattcttctaattgttgtaattgttgtaattgttctaattcttcaaatttttcaaattctttcaaattttttcaaattcttcaatttttttcaaattcttcaaattttttcaaattcttcaaattccttcacattttttaaattcttcaattttttcaaattcattcaatttttttcaaattcttcaaattccttcaaatttttcaaattcttcaaatcacttcaaattcttcaaatcacttcaaattcttcaaattccttgaatttttttcaaattcttgaaattcctttaaatttttcaaatacttcGAATtccttaaaatttttcaaattcttcacattcttcaaattcttcaaattttttcaaattcttcaaaatctgatttcaatgtttttcagctactttttctcgtctgcagggatcttctgcatcttcttctcaaATCATtgtgcagattagcattctcactcgagttacacaggaacagctttttctagttccttttgtttttcagagtACGGAAAATACCTGGCCTTGGATCTGGGAGGAACGAACTTCAGAGCTATGCTTGTGAGATTTAAAAGACAGAAATCCCGACTTTACCATAAGATTTACACAATTCCCCTGGAGATAATGCAGGGAACTGGAGAGGAGGTAAGACGAGCCTTGTGCCGCCATATTTAGAcagtctaaacaaaataaatgtgcaaacaTGTAGATGATTATGTAGCAGTTTTAGCTCATTGACATcttaaatctctctctctttgtccgGCCCCAGTTGTTTGACCACTTGGCTCAGTGTGTTTGTGACTTCCTGGACTACATGGGGCTGAAGAAAGCTCGCCTACCTGCAGGCTTCACCTTCTCTTTCCCCTGTGAGCAGTCTGGCGTCGACACTGTAGGTGTAATCTCACCAGTTTGAGCTCAGTTACCTTAGGTTTTTAGCCTCTTCTAAAATAACAGCATTTAGGATTATTTTGTCTGTTATAATTTGAAAGTAAACAGATGTGTGCACTGATTACGTCCCTTTGTAGGGCACACTGGTGAGCTGGACCAAAGGCTTCAAAGCCACAGACTGTGAAGGACAGGATGTTGTCAGCATGCTCCGAGAGGCCATCAAGAGACGAAACGTGAGTCCAAATGCCACAAACACTTATAATACAGCGAAGTTAGCTGAAATCATCATTGTTGCAGTCTTGTATTATattcaataataaaataaggcaaggctaggcaagtttatttatgaagcgcttttcagtagcaagacaattcaaagtgctgtgaataaagcaattaaaataCTGTGCTGCgatgcttgtgtgtgtgtttatgctgATATAATGACATATTCTGCAGAAAGTTCAAtagacagaaagcggtaacaaCGCCTGGCAAAAGGATTAATATTGCTGGAactctttcacattttgactttaagaagaaaaagatgCAACCTTTGTTAAGCCACATTTTACTGCAACCACAGCCACACGTCTTCTAGGGTATATATCTGCCTGCACATAGAGaattttgcccattcttctctgCCAGATAACCCTGGTTGTGTTTGAACAGAGTGGCTTCTCAGCTAATTTCAGTTGGATTTTGGTCTGGACATTAACTGGGCATTTGAGCCTCTTGGAAGTCGAACCTGTGCTCCTGTCTCAAATTGTTCACAGGCTGTAACAGATTTATTTCCAGGATTGGCATGTATTCAACTCCATCTCCATGCACATATAACTAATGTGCAactaatctatttaatacactgtgccataacctgtgcaatgatccggaagaacttctgctgctatcaccaactgaatatatgtcagtacatgtgtatgtaggcatatgtatgtgtgcatatatgtatatatatgtatatatatatatatatatatatagatatatatatatatatatatagatatatatatatatatatatatagatatatatatatatatatatatatatatatatatatatatatatatatatatatatatatatataaatatataaatatttcctactcctgactattgactgactattgagccgatgtgacgagtgaatttctccaatgtgagaacaataaagactatcttatcttccCATCACCACTGATCAGCTTTGCTGACCCTGGCGTAGAAGTGCatttccacagcatgatgctgccaacaccatgtttcATAGCGGGGACGGTCTGTCAGAGTTGCTTTTTCTCTCAGGACAAAAAAGGTCAATTTCTGTCTCATCCCACCAGAGCACCCTCTTCCCAGATGTTTACTGTGCTGCCTACGAGTCTTTTTAATGGACTCTTCCATAAacaagtcaagtcaagtttgtTCGTATTGTTTGCAAGGCAATTccaagtgctttacatcatgatatcataaaaacatcataaacacatcgaaACAGTCTCTGCtagtgagaccagtaacaaacattaaactgtatgaagtataaacatcacaggaactaaatgctggttCGCCATGTTTGGTGTTTTGTTCTGGTAAACTCCATTTTTGTGGCTCGACAGTTTTTCTGTTAATAGAATAGAGCTGTGattttctgcagctcctttcAGAGATACAGCGGCTATCTTGGGTGTTTCTCTTATTAATACTCTCCTTGCTCAGCCTGCCAGTTCATGCATTAGCAGGTTTGCAGTTTTGCctttctctttcctttttcaAATGGATGTTTTAATACTTGTATTGTCTTATAATCTGCTTTAACAACTCCACAACTTTCTTCCTGACCGGTTGTTGTGTCCCTTTTGGtcttcgtgatgctgtttgttcactgatgttttcTAACAAAGGGATTTGAGGGCTTAAAAAGAACAGCTGGCTTTATGCTGAGGTCAAGTCACAAACACGTGGACCCTGGTTACTAATTCAGTTATTTTTGAAGTCAGTGTATTGCACTCGGTTTTATTCAGGGATCTCAGATTAAAACCGTGCATTGCATTTGTATTACGCCCCCATTTAATCTGAGATCCCTGAATAAAACCGtgtgacaacattttaaaaaataagttttgtgggtctaaatattttttgcattgtgtGCGCTGATGCTTGTTCCTCCTTTCAGGAGTTCGACTTGGACATTGTTGCGTTACTCAATGACACAGTTGGGACGATGATGAGCTGCGCCTATGAGGACCCCCAGTGTGAAATAGGAATGATTGCAGGTATGTGACAGTGCCAAGGAGGCGGAGGGTAGCTGCAGTGTCTCCACAGAGCAAAAGCGTTTCCATCAGTCTTTGGGATTGTGGTCATGGAAGCATGACGGTGTGCAGAGATGCATGTGTGCATGTCATCACTTCTGGGTTTATCTGGGCTAATTTAAGAAGCACCATAAATGACTGTTCTAATGCATTTCTattcaaaaacagcaaaaggttTGGTGCAAATAGCCTAAAAGCAATGAACACACAACTAAAATCAGATGGCATTCTGTGTTTCTAGGAACAGGTTCAAACCTTTGCTACATGGAGCAACTGAAGAACATTGAGAAGATCAAAGAGGGCGGTGGCATCACAAGGACCGACACGGAGGCGCTGGAAGGAGAGGAGGACGAGGTAAAGAAGCAGATTTTAGAGGAAGGGTGAGCTAAAAAGCTTTTATTCAAGCGTTCGTTTCCACTCCTGGCAGGACGTTGTGACGGAGGCAGAGAAGTCAGTCCTGGAGGCGGGAAAATCAAAGATGTGCATCAACACAGAGTGGGGCGGTCTGGGTGATGACCGCTGTCTGGATGACATCATCACACCTTATGACGCTGAGGTggatatacactcagtaaacccTGGAAAACAAAGGTTATCAGATATTCCCCCGTCTCTGTTATACTCCTTAAAGCAGCAGAAAGACGTGCCGCACGTTTCTCCGTGAGCATGGCTTAATTATTCTCTTCTCTTCCATGTTTAGGTTTGAAAAGCTGACCAGTGGGATGTATCTGGGGGAAATCGTCAGACAGGTTTTGCTAGATCTCACCAGAAGAGGTCTCCTCTTCAAAGGAAACGTCACCGAAACCTTAAAAACGCCGGGGATATTTGAAACAAAATATCTATCACAAATAGAGAGGTATAACAGAAACAGTATTTCGGGTGTATTCCTAGCTCAGTTGTTGTGCGTTaaaagtttgtttgtgtgtgtttcctaTGGCTAGCGACCGCTTGGCTCTGCTGCAGGTCAGGTCTATTCTGCAGCATCTGGGCCTGCGCGGCACCTGTGACGACAGCATCGTTGTCAAAGAGGTAGGAAACAGTAAAACTACTGGAATCAGCCATGTTTATAGGCCGCAGACATTTACCCGACCACATTTATGCTTTTGAAAAGACAGAATGTACCTTTGGAGACTCTGACATAATGTTACAACACcagtatttttcatttttccacCAAAGTTTGAATCGCTCCTACCACACCAGCATGCGTATGTACAGGGAACTGGACCAGGTTCCAGGTTGCAGTGTGTCAACAAACAATCTGATTACAGCTAAATGAAATACCTTTGCATCGTTGTGTCGGTTGTTTGGTAAATTTTAATTTAGATCTCGTGCAAACTATTTAAAACCAATATTTAACTGTAAACAGATGAAAGAGAGAAAGTGTGAGTGCATCTTAAAACGAGCTCAGGTCTAACATGAGGTGGCagcaaaaatctaattatatAGGACTGATATTTATACACTCCTGGGACATCAAGATTATTCCTAATATGTTGAGATGACTGAAGCATTGATATAATTTACCATAGATTATTCATTGCACGTCCAGCTGATGGAAACCTCCCTTCCTGTTATTGGAATGAAGCAATAAACTGATGTGCTGAATGAGGCTTCCTGATGCAAAGATATGCACTTAGAGCTTGGGTTTGGGACTTTTCCATTGCCCTCCCTCCCCCATTGAACTATGCACACTGACCGGAAATGTTTCCATGACATTTTCATCTATGAGAAAACATAAAGAGATGCTTGATTTATTGATGGCCGGTTACTTTTTAACTTAACGGTTTTCTCCTTTCGTTGCACGTTCATGTCAGCATTAGAATGAGATTGCTGCAGGTCTCTTGATGATTTCTGTGTTGTTGGAGACCTTTTTAAACGCCTTGTGGTCCGCTCTCAACGTGAACTTGTTCAGATGGACAGAGCTTGGTGGTTGTTTTCCTCCACTGATCAGTCCACTATGATGTTAATTCTCACTTTAACAGTCAGGAGCACACCTCACTAAATGTCTAAGGTGTAAACAGGGCGGACAACCTTCAAAATGCCGAGTAATGATGTTTTAATCGTGGCCACCTCATGCGCTAGCACGGCGTTTCATTATGTTGTCATAAATTTAGAAggtatttttattagtttttattgtttaattgtattaatttattttaatgttgtatGTCCACATGTGTTAGAGAAACACACTGGTTTTTCTGAGTTTCCTAATTGTttaatgagtgtatttgttttGAACACAACAGCCTCAGAAATTCCTGCTAATCAGAAATAACACAAACTACCACTCTGTACGTAAGAATAATCTCAATCTgacattgttttcattttaattcattttcctGGAATCTCAAACATTTAATCACATTCTTGAATTCAATTTCAGAATCTGACACGAtcaatgttatttattcaaAGTAAGACTGACCATGAGTTTTTCTAGGGTTTTTGGGATTTCTAAAtcggcaa comes from Fundulus heteroclitus isolate FHET01 chromosome 4, MU-UCD_Fhet_4.1, whole genome shotgun sequence and encodes:
- the LOC105938996 gene encoding hexokinase HKDC1, with the protein product MLAVHLVSFFFSKLQEDPTKKVDRFLHAMRLQDDQLIDISKRFLAEMKKGLSAESTAAAAVKMLPTHVRSTPDGSEKGQFLALDLGGSKFKVLRVKVREDVGIRKGGVEMEEKIYPIPKELHVGRAAELFDHVSESLKDFLHEKNIGLEKKHPLAFTFSFPCEHPSLDQGLLVSWCKNYKIRGLQGKDVVQALRQSIGRAGDMDVEILAMVGDTVATMMTCGFDDQCCEVGLIIGTGTNACYMEELRHIDLVEGDEGRMCVNTEWGAFGDDGALDDHITEFDRDVDAASLNPGKQIFEKMISGMYLGELVRLVVLKMAKLGLLFDGCVSDALRTKGKITTADVAAMEEYRNGLNNTRNILTHLHLDPSPDDCIAVQHVSTIVSFRSSNLVAAGLAAILTRIGQNRNVRGLRITVGVDGTVYKTHPQYPKRLHKVVRRLLPECQVRFVLSESGSSKGAALVAAVAQRLTSQRRKVDEALSLFTLNQQQLQLVKSRMREGLEAGLKSKGCSVKMLPSFVYHTPDGTEYGKYLALDLGGTNFRAMLVRFKRQKSRLYHKIYTIPLEIMQGTGEELFDHLAQCVCDFLDYMGLKKARLPAGFTFSFPCEQSGVDTGTLVSWTKGFKATDCEGQDVVSMLREAIKRRNEFDLDIVALLNDTVGTMMSCAYEDPQCEIGMIAGTGSNLCYMEQLKNIEKIKEGGGITRTDTEALEGEEDEDVVTEAEKSVLEAGKSKMCINTEWGGLGDDRCLDDIITPYDAEVDIHSVNPGKQRFEKLTSGMYLGEIVRQVLLDLTRRGLLFKGNVTETLKTPGIFETKYLSQIESDRLALLQVRSILQHLGLRGTCDDSIVVKEVCGAVSRRAAQLCGAGMAAVVDKIREDRRLERLSITVGVDGALYKLHPHFSQVLKETVKVMAPQCDVTFLPSEEGSGKGAALIAAVVRQKQEM